From Rhopalosiphum padi isolate XX-2018 chromosome 2, ASM2088224v1, whole genome shotgun sequence:
ttgaaaaataaaaatgtcagatGTTATAGCGGTAATGtggaaaataaacattttatcatacaaaatctgatttataatgattaaaaaaaattatcatactaaTATTGAATCTCTATTAATTTCTAACGTTTCTGTAATCCTGAATCAtgtttgttgtattttaaacactaattacttttatacctaatgcataattatattaacgacattttttttacaacgtGATCtgcaatgttttgttttttttcaatgtgtAAATGTGTTTGTGCACTTTGAGCTGAGGAACTATAATAATTCTGAtgggtattttttaattttcgaagATATAACATATTGTTACCCGGCGTATTAAGTATGCAATATTACTACACATGCACATGTAAAAAGTATGTATAGTAATGTAGCTAATAAGCCATAGAAGATAGAACTCTGAACAATGTAGCCGGTATTCTGTTCTtcggtttttattaatatgtgtataattttttttataaaacatttaaacaaaatattttgggtCAATAAGTAAAAATCTTTATCAgtctttaaataggtatttttctAATGTACATttcctattaaaaataagatccctcctaaaaattaaaattatcaccgatgattattattaaattacagtttaatgtttattatagtatattttcaattactcAAAATATCCAGTTCAATGATATCAAATATGAACACACACATCACGCTCACACACATGGGCGCGCTCGTATAAATGAGAACGTTTATAATTAacggataaaataaaaataatgagtataaaaaaaataaaatataaaaatgtaacatacagattgtaacttaaattataattgcaatattaacgaatacttattaaatagttataaaggttatataatattagtttttacttgTTATCTATGTAATGCGTAGTACGttttacaaagaaaaataatacattttacataaatcaAACATATAGAACGTAAGGAGTTTTCAGCCCTAAAATGAAAGGAATCAACTTTGTAAGAAACGTATACAGTGCAGTATAATACAAGAGTAAATTTAATACGTGATTGTCAATTTTCTAAGGAAATTGAATTCTCTGCATGTTGTTCCGTCTTTCCACAGTCAGTGTGATTTTGTCTCCGGCAGACGCCACCAATGGTACGGTCAGACAGCAATCGGAATCGTCTGTCCTGGTATTATTGACCTGTAGACAATtacagataaattaatattcatatgtatcaatgtatcatattatcatgTTCCTGAAAATGTCGATAAATCGTTTATGAATAATAACGTGTattgtttagtaataatatattacatgtataagtgtatagtatttatattgacattgtaggtacttaaatagAACACAGCGCGCTTtcacatttttatgtataaataattaattataagttttttttttataaaacaattttttaaatcatactttaaatataaaaaaataatcattttacgttttctttaaaaaatgttatatttatttattaatgtgtttaaaaaaaattatcgtattaaagcgttttttaaaattttaaagcataaaatatcgcatattttgaaaattgtatgccTAACATGAGTTGCATGTGTAATATTTAAGtcttttttattgaattgaaaaatatcaattCAATGATatgttattgtgtataaaaatgattctgagcggaaacggCCCATCAGCATATATTatcaagtaatatatttattaaataaagctatcaaagtaatttattctacttttagtattaaaataggtTAGGTGGTACTATTGACTACCTTTCCACCCTGTATTTTTTTgctatttagtttaatataaaaattacttattgcacaaataaatgtataattttgctttttaataaaagaaaaaatgtattttaatataattttattcgaagatattgcatttattttattacattagtttttaattatcataataatatatatttatataaacttataactcatagtatctataaatagataatattttaaaataaatcaaaagttttattgcgtatagtaaaatttacaataatataaaatacataaaacttgAAGTTCTCCCgaatgatgtttttaaattataacaaaataattaatatattgttatttatcgtttaagtaAGTAATTTCGCcaaaattgaaacttaaaatgtttgtgaaaaataattgtttttatacattttttagattttatcgtTTCAGAATGAACTAAATACATATGAAGAATtccgtattaaattttcaaaactgataaaaaaaaaaattttgtgcatttttaactatacctacaatagtttttaattttagcaattttgaagaatttcgataaaattctaacttcagatgcatataaaatcaaattatacagATTTGTACAGATTTAAGAATAACTATTAAGTAGgatcttgtattatattttcaagaattttggtccagtaaatatatttttaacaacatttatagaaaaaaaaaacaaaaaattgtttttcttatatgtatataggttgAAAAACAGGTCCGTCTTTCCAGCACCCCTTTATTggccgtatttactattttttgttttaaatatttatatttacaaaatagcaTAGTGAATAAACCTCAAACCGCTATTGAGACTTTACCTTATTGTACAGATGTTGtgcctaatattaaatttcttttacaAATATTCACAACTCTTCCTGTTACAACAATTACGTCAAAACGTAATTTTTCTACCTTAAAATGACTGAAAACATACTTAGGGTCAACAATGACTGAAAATAGACTAAATGGATTAGGTttagtaaacataaataaaaaagagaTCATTTCAGAAACTGAAATCATTGAGGATTTTGCAAAAAAAGCACCAAGAAAATTGGATTTCGCAGATtggtcaaaataattttatacaatttttactgtTGTTTTTATACACCTATAATTTTGTTTGGACTAAAACacccgtttttattattaaattactatttattattatgtacatatatattaacttaatgactgactgaaaatataaataaactattgcattaaaaacattaaatatttggtttattttcatttttctttttggtAGTAGGTAATGTATATGGTAAAATTTTAGACAGCGGGTGCCCCTCCCCCTAAAAAATTCTGGATACGTCACTGATAAAAGATTGGAGAagacaattttttcaattttattattaatttaatatgatctGTATTGTCGAAAATTTTTTCAaagtctataaaaattatatcggtAAAGTACAAGTAAAATTGTATTGGTGGTATCACTTAGCGTGAACACATTTTATGTAacattgtatagtaaataagtgtattaaaaaaatattgaatgaacACCTACTTGAATTATACGGTCGTATCGTTTCAGCATGCCACTCAAGTCAGCCGGACCGCCTTTTctgatattattaacaaatactcCTCGCTCGTACAAACCATCTGATATACTAAATCCGAAATCTTCGTACACTGCGTCTTTGAACAAAGTAACCTTTACAAAAGAAGGTGGTGTTATTTTATACCCGtagttcaatttatatatatatatatacatataggctAAAACTCCATCTCCATTTATGTTACATTTAAGTCTAACAACAAATGTCTTTTGCGATTtcgatacaattttaaaataaaacgaattcCTAAAGTTATATAGATTCACTAAaatgagtaaattaaaaaaatactgtatgtAAATACTATTGAATTGTAGAACATATTTTactgacaatttaaaaaaaaaatgttcaacaaataatattggtaGAGTTAATTGTATAGGTCAATAATTAGACCAGTGGAATTGacctacaaaattatattacaaatataataattataatcagtgGAATTTATAACCGCCTAGTGAAACAGGGTGAAATCCTAAATCTGTGGAACTTAATATCGAGATTGTTTATACACAGTGATTTAATAAACATGTTAAGGTTAACTCCaattattttcttcaataatgcagttattcaaaatctgatacttggaatttttaaaatattaaaatattttaaaattcttgagacATCGAAAAATTCGAATTTTtatacactaaataatttacaataaaaataagaaattctcAGTATTTACTTTGTATCACTACTAGACATTCCTAAAGTAGTAGGAAATgtctcaagaatttgaaaatcggtctttaaactatatttaaaaatgtcaaaatcagaatttgaatttattaaatgaaaagaTGGGATTATTATGTTTGGTGAATAACCTTGCAGTATAATATCAAAcgattagtaaaatattaatataatatacgattctAATTCTAAATCATAATGGCCGTCGACTTACCTGGAACAGGTCGAAATCGAGCAACCCGTCCCGGTCCTGGTTCTCGGCAATCTTGAATATGCTGTCAATGTCGTAGTCGGCGTGCTCGCGTATGTAGTATGGGCGGAGTGTGCCGCCAAAATAGTCACTGTCGAACTCCGGCACCTTCCTCTGGGCGCTCTTGGACCTGTGCCTGAACACGATGCGGTCGGGTGTTGGCTCATGCAAGTTGGGCGCCGACCGGGTACAGGTGTCCGACTCGATGGCCGAGTCctccgcggcggcggcggaactGGACAGCATACCAGCGCTGGTGTACAACGATCGTTGTTGCGGCCGTGAAACGGTGATCACTACCCTGTCATCGGTGTTCTGCAGCTGCGCTATGGCAGTGGACAATGGCGCCTCAGATAGGTCTGCGCCGTTAATCGCCAGCAAACGGTCACCCACATGTATGGCGCCCGTTCGGTCGGCCAATCCACCTGCATAACAGCACGTTACAGTGATCATATTACGACCAACTATTGATGCGCGCAAATTTTAACACGATGCGAAATGACTGAcgcgaatatatttaaaaattccgaaaaatcagattttgaattacTGCATTATGTATTATGAAGAATAAAATAAGATGAGCGCACTTTGTGAACCaccttgtatatttaaataaaaataaaatataatattttctatactatCTATGATTCCATGttaggtattattttgtttaaaaaacggAAATCATATACTTgcgataaaatcaaaaaataatactattatttaggtACTGTGATATTTATGTTGctattataattagattttataGTTTGCGTGTATagcgtatttatgtataatgtaataaccgTAACTTACATTAACGATTCCCGTTATTATAGTGATTTTTATCTGTTGAATTGTACGCCATTATTTTTCTACGCAATAACACGCAAGCTATAGATATAcgtcatacatattttatttgatccAACGAAATAACGTAGGTACTACAATGTTGTGTACTTGTGTATTTTCAAGTTTAtacgacattttaaaattaaacagctcaattaattaaaactataaggAATACTTTATGAACGTAACTAAATTAATAGTCAATCAAACATTAGACCTAAacattagattttatattttaaaacctgcaaaattgtaatttaactttaatttgattattttttggaaattcggaaaaattaaaaattaaattaagtatataatttaaaaaatatctaatcataatgtttattacaattattttcaatacctGGTGATAATTCTTGTATAGAAATTGGTAATCGAGAATCTTCCGAACCTGTAATGGTAATACCCAAAGGTTCACCTTTTTTGTATAGTTCTACTGTGTATTGAACCAAATCATCTTCATTTTCATAATCATCTATAATAAACCAAatcaaataatcatatttaatccatgcaattataatttattattctacatttataatgaatcataattattaaatacccactaattatgaatataccgtaggtactatttattaataaataatttgatattttaatacaaataaattgggCATTATAACCTATCTACCTACCACATAAAGAatctaataaattgttaaataaaatgaaataagtaaatcatgttttttaatttgaaaagtcATTACTCATCACCTACcttaagattatattaaaagattgttaagagtaaaaataatttaaacctatatagtttatacgtaCAATTTTGCTAGGTACCTGTACAAAACGACTCTCAAATAGTTACATAGTTTTAAAACATTCTGCATCATTGGTTCAACACACGTATCACTTATTcacttagtataataataaaattaatcaaatatatattcgaataaaacaataattattagttattgtttaaagaataattttaaaatatgtactactAAAagttaatacacaatattattttgactatttttaatattaagtatatttttcctATATCTGAaggtataaaaatttattttatttatggtgtTTGGTATTTATGTATTCTATCCATAGTAAATGTCTTTTAATTttagtcaaataaataaaataatagcaaaaCAATGATttagaaacataataaatacaaaataaatttgttttctcaaatacaacttttaattttttcagtaataaaatataattagtgtagattaaaaatgttaattgaaaACGTATTAGAATTATGAAAAGTcgtaattgttaaattaagagaaatacttttatgttataaatatataatatacattgtttaaaaaacatcaattaaatgataaacatCAAACTCcagataatcaatataaaataacgcGCTTAATTTAGAGTAATATGTTCTTAGTCTAGCAGTGCCAaaacgtattatacatattatcctgtacaattaataaaataaaaaataaatactaaacggttactttaattattttttatttttattagagttTAAGTACAACTGTTCAACATTAAGTAATTTGGTGATTTGGTCTTTATTATAGTTACCCGtaataacataaatgtatataattgtttaaaaaaataaaatattcattctaTTAAGgggatatttaaatgttttactaaaattaggtaaaagtaaataaaaaataaataaatccaaacaattttaaataagaagacagtaattttataataacttttttagcTAAAACCTGATGTAtatgcaaaaattaaattttttttaaagttttttttcatataacttaattttgtttgaaaatatttatataattattatgatatataatatttttttctaaacataatattttacaatcaaaatcaaattggtcctatttaaaacaatgattatgtattattgcatatattattggTGTGTTAAGGCTATAAGTATATTACCTATAGCCGTATTGGAAGTCCGTACTCGCAGCGTCACTACGTCTCCAGCCTCTTGGAGTATACTACTTGCTTCTTGTCTAGTGCAATCACTTAACGATTTATTATTCACAGCCAACAATGTGTCACCAACTTTTAATGTACCCGACCGATGAGCTATAGAACCAGGTACGATTTCCGAAATGCTCACTTGTCCATTGCCATCGTCTATACATATAAGCACCGATCAATGtgatataattactaattagttataatttatataaatattctttatcCACGTATAACAAaggttaaaacaaaatatttattaaataatatatacattatattaatgtactcgtacatattattatttattattcataatagacGATTACGATTTACCTGTTATCGTAATTCCGAGACTTCTGTAGTCATTTTTCAGTAGTTTTACCGTAAATTCTCCTGATGTAGGTACCACAAAATCTGTTATATCAAACTCCACCTTGATGCAGGCATTTTTTACTTCGGGTCCTAAAAAGTCGTGCAGTGGTTGTTGGAATAAAGGCACAAAACTGGTGCTCTTGCACCCATT
This genomic window contains:
- the LOC132919323 gene encoding glutamate receptor-interacting protein 2 isoform X3: MFSSLKFSTLRSKKHTSPKQNVQNRKSTSKWLLEKVCSTQKSEDKRMVSKHTIYESSNYTDQYQYVKHKIIDVFIEREDGSLGIVLRGGAHPDPDMCKPLTVTHVRPDGPADREGTIKVGDHLLAVDGVSLNGLILADADAVLRQSDGACRLTVRYQVSAAERVGNATCPLLVEVESPRPHQLGLSLTNTINNSAVVVDHVKPGSIAERCGAIYPGDQIVAVNDTRVAGLRTAASDVYKLLRTCGGAQSTLRLEIIPAFTADLIHAEYCSSYDSRQHLYSVYEDPIDPIVWEPTETHNVVRVDYTILTLVADENGRFGMDIRSNNLALVVCYIEPGGPTDRTGCVQVGDRILSVNGCKSTSFVPLFQQPLHDFLGPEVKNACIKVEFDITDFVVPTSGEFTVKLLKNDYRSLGITITDDGNGQVSISEIVPGSIAHRSGTLKVGDTLLAVNNKSLSDCTRQEASSILQEAGDVVTLRVRTSNTAIDDYENEDDLVQYTVELYKKGEPLGITITGSEDSRLPISIQELSPGGLADRTGAIHVGDRLLAINGADLSEAPLSTAIAQLQNTDDRVVITVSRPQQRSLYTSAGMLSSSAAAAEDSAIESDTCTRSAPNLHEPTPDRIVFRHRSKSAQRKVPEFDSDYFGGTLRPYYIREHADYDIDSIFKIAENQDRDGLLDFDLFQVTLFKDAVYEDFGFSISDGLYERGVFVNNIRKGGPADLSGMLKRYDRIIQVNNTRTDDSDCCLTVPLVASAGDKITLTVERRNNMQRIQFP
- the LOC132919323 gene encoding glutamate receptor-interacting protein 1 isoform X2, coding for MFSSLKFSTLRSKKHTSPKQNVQNRKSTSKCKEPTRLLEKVCSTQKSEDKRMVSKHTIYESSNYTDQYQYVKHKIIDVFIEREDGSLGIVLRGGAHPDPDMCKPLTVTHVRPDGPADREGTIKVGDHLLAVDGVSLNGLILADADAVLRQSDGACRLTVRYQVSAAERVGNATCPLLVEVESPRPHQLGLSLTNTINNSAVVVDHVKPGSIAERCGAIYPGDQIVAVNDTRVAGLRTAASDVYKLLRTCGGAQSTLRLEIIPAFTADLIHAEYCSSYDSRQHLYSVYEDPIDPIVWEPTETHNVVRVDYTILTLVADENGRFGMDIRSNNLALVVCYIEPGGPTDRTGCVQVGDRILSVNGCKSTSFVPLFQQPLHDFLGPEVKNACIKVEFDITDFVVPTSGEFTVKLLKNDYRSLGITITDDGNGQVSISEIVPGSIAHRSGTLKVGDTLLAVNNKSLSDCTRQEASSILQEAGDVVTLRVRTSNTAIDDYENEDDLVQYTVELYKKGEPLGITITGSEDSRLPISIQELSPGGLADRTGAIHVGDRLLAINGADLSEAPLSTAIAQLQNTDDRVVITVSRPQQRSLYTSAGMLSSSAAAAEDSAIESDTCTRSAPNLHEPTPDRIVFRHRSKSAQRKVPEFDSDYFGGTLRPYYIREHADYDIDSIFKIAENQDRDGLLDFDLFQVTLFKDAVYEDFGFSISDGLYERGVFVNNIRKGGPADLSGMLKRYDRIIQVNNTRTDDSDCCLTVPLVASAGDKITLTVERRNNMQRIQFP
- the LOC132919323 gene encoding glutamate receptor-interacting protein 1 isoform X1 gives rise to the protein MFSSLKFSTLRSKKHTSPKQNVQNRKSTSKCKEPTREQHWLLEKVCSTQKSEDKRMVSKHTIYESSNYTDQYQYVKHKIIDVFIEREDGSLGIVLRGGAHPDPDMCKPLTVTHVRPDGPADREGTIKVGDHLLAVDGVSLNGLILADADAVLRQSDGACRLTVRYQVSAAERVGNATCPLLVEVESPRPHQLGLSLTNTINNSAVVVDHVKPGSIAERCGAIYPGDQIVAVNDTRVAGLRTAASDVYKLLRTCGGAQSTLRLEIIPAFTADLIHAEYCSSYDSRQHLYSVYEDPIDPIVWEPTETHNVVRVDYTILTLVADENGRFGMDIRSNNLALVVCYIEPGGPTDRTGCVQVGDRILSVNGCKSTSFVPLFQQPLHDFLGPEVKNACIKVEFDITDFVVPTSGEFTVKLLKNDYRSLGITITDDGNGQVSISEIVPGSIAHRSGTLKVGDTLLAVNNKSLSDCTRQEASSILQEAGDVVTLRVRTSNTAIDDYENEDDLVQYTVELYKKGEPLGITITGSEDSRLPISIQELSPGGLADRTGAIHVGDRLLAINGADLSEAPLSTAIAQLQNTDDRVVITVSRPQQRSLYTSAGMLSSSAAAAEDSAIESDTCTRSAPNLHEPTPDRIVFRHRSKSAQRKVPEFDSDYFGGTLRPYYIREHADYDIDSIFKIAENQDRDGLLDFDLFQVTLFKDAVYEDFGFSISDGLYERGVFVNNIRKGGPADLSGMLKRYDRIIQVNNTRTDDSDCCLTVPLVASAGDKITLTVERRNNMQRIQFP